The proteins below come from a single Clarias gariepinus isolate MV-2021 ecotype Netherlands chromosome 17, CGAR_prim_01v2, whole genome shotgun sequence genomic window:
- the LOC128545829 gene encoding collagenase 3-like has protein sequence MKTYQLCVLIGLVLRVHSGPITPLPNKDDEKFAKNYLKKLYNMEEENESSFGRKINEMSLKLGEMQQFFGLKVTGTLNGETLEMMKKPRCGVKDVASYTERNPIWPKHKLSYRHTLLFIFYGLENYTPDMSMAEVDKSIEKALEVWARVTPLRFTRFYSGQADIMISFVTGYHGDKAPFEGPHGVLAHAYFPSPGIGGDAHFDDDETFTFKSSRGYNLFLVAAHEFGHSLGLEHSNVPGALMFPTYSYTDVENYDLPRDDVNRIQALYGSNFEKPVDPDKPEPTPPVTPNACDPNLVLDAVTTLRGEKIFFKNRFFWRVQPQLTTIEQLPIKYFWPELPDNIDAAFEDPSADLVYIFKGQKVWAFNAFDIVEHLNLGSFELPDAVKRIDAALYDENSKRVLFIVGRSYYSYDIDKKVMDQGAPKPVEKIFPGMSGKVTAAFQEDGNTYLFSGSHIFHFSNGKLMNTLKSNHFFRC, from the exons ATGAAGACTTACCAGTTGTGTGTCCTTATTGGTCTTGTGCTCAGGGTTCACTCAGGACCCATTACACCACTTCCCAACAAGGATGATGAAAAATTTGCAAAG aattacttaaaaaaactgtacaaCATGGAAGAAGAGAACGAGTCGTCTTTTGGACGCAAGATCAATGAGATGAGCTTGAAGCTGGGTGAGATGCAGCAGTTTTTTGGGTTAAAGGTGACAGGAACTTTGAATGGTGAAACACTGGAGATGATGAAGAAGCCTCGCTGTGGCGTTAAAGATGTGGCTTCTTACACGGAGAGAAATCCCATATGGCCTAAACACAAGCTGTCGTACAG ACACACTTTGTTATTTATATTCTATGGGCTTGAGAATTACACACCTGATATGTCCATGGCTGAAGTGGACAAGTCCATTGAGAAAGCTTTGGAAGTCTGGGCTCGTGTCACTCCTTTGAGGTTTACCCGTTTCTACAGTGGTCAAGCTGACATCATGATCTCTTTTGTTACCGGAT ATCACGGTGATAAAGCCCCATTTGAAGGCCCCCACGGTGTCTTGGCTCATGCATATTTCCCTTCCCCTGGCATCGGTGGAGACGCCCATTTCGATGATGATGAGACATTCACCTTCAAATCTTCTAGGG GATACAACTTGTTCTTGGTCGCTGCTCATGAATTTGGACATTCTCTGGGCCTTGAACATTCCAATGTTCCTGGTGCTCTAATGTTCCCAACATACAGCTACACTGATGTTGAAAATTATGATCTGCCCAGAGATGATGTAAATAGAATTCAGGCCCTGTATG GCTCAAACTTTGAAAAACCTGTTGACCCTGATAAGCCTGAGCCCACCCCTCCAGTCACCCCTAACGCCTGTGACCCCAATCTGGTCCTGGATGCTGTGACAACCCTACGTGGAGAGAAAATCTTTTTCAAGAACAG GTTCTTCTGGCGCGTCCAGCCTCAGCTCACCACAATTGAGCAACTTCCAATCAAGTACTTCTGGCCAGAACTTCCTGATAATATCGATGCTGCTTTTGAGGATCCATCAGCTGATCTGGTGTACATCTTCAAAG GTCAGAAAGTCTGGGCTTTTAACGCTTTTGACATTGTGGAACATTTGAATCTTGGTAGCTTCGAGTTGCCAGATGCTGTAAAGCGCATAGACGCTGCCCTTTATGACGAAAATTCTAAAAGGGTGTTGTTTATTGTTGGCAGGTCATACTACAG ctATGACATTGACAAAAAGGTGATGGACCAAGGAGCCCCAAAACCTGTGGAAAAAATCTTCCCAGGAATGTCAGGAAAGGTTACTGCAGCTTTCCAGGAAGATG GTAATACTTATCTCTTCAGCGGGTCACATATTTTCCATTTCAGTAACGGAAAGCTGATGAACACGCTGAAAAGCAACCACTTCTTCCGGTGCTag